The Henckelia pumila isolate YLH828 unplaced genomic scaffold, ASM3356847v2 CTG_270:::fragment_3, whole genome shotgun sequence sequence CTCAAACTCTTCAttaacagcgcgggcgcgcctaaggatagggcgggcgcgcctgttgctcgaactcagcctttttttcttcacttttccaaCTCTTTTTTTCCTTGTAGTATTCCATCTTGTaagcttatttccacttgaacacatcaaaatccataacttcctacaaacacaaaaacaacaacaatttcacgcaatatctatcaataaattccaaaattcaagtaaaaccatatacaaattaagtacacaaaatgcacttatcacaagGTTATAGACAATAAGAAGGAATAtactttgatgaaacctttgcttcGGTAGCTAGACTTGAAGCTATTATAATATTTCTTGCTTATGTTGTCTTCAAGAACTTCAAAAGTGTtccaaatggatgttaaaaatGCATTTCTAAATGGTCTTCTACAAGAAAAAGTGTTTGTTGAACAACCCCCTGGATTCCAAATTCAAGTTTATCCAGATCATGTGTTCAAGCTagataaagctctttatgggcttaaaactgttggaaaactgtgttcagatcaattaagaattgatatccggtgcagcgaaagtttaaaaatttttattttattatatggaacgattccatatatgggtatcaaaacttttactattaaatttgttcaagtaaaataaaaacacagttaaatttttacctcgtcaagcaaggacttgatcgtggactccaacagaatttaatcttctcttcttgtaaatcccgggaaccgatgacagtcacgatctaactccgaaattaggtccacgaatgaaaaacagaaaccctctgattgactgcactagaaatcaatcagaagttttacgtagagaataaacagatataatctcttaattcgatttgtaatttttcacaaaaatcacaagtcgaattttctccaaaagggacagagaaatttttgaaaaatcctcttgaatagtatagagtgaatttcgaaaattgcagtattcaatgtgtgtaattttcgaacccaacacctctatttatagataatttctagttataattgtatcaggactctaactccttaaagcccacaatccataacttaagcccaacaagtcaagcctgttgttatagaaattaatataaaattcatcgtgactccgattgataaactgatttcaccaatgtacacaaaaaccatttctgcatcttttagagtcaagataattttctgaatccgaattcagtgatttccaaaaatgtccatccctatgtcattttaggaaatcccactcccttttaattaagaagtccaacttctctttcattaaatttaactctttaaatttaactatctctacggggttttagtaatccattacttgtgtaaccctcaatggttcaagacagctagccatgggctcacaactccttgtgactcaaaacaacaattttcgacttacccatcgaatcatggtaagagcgcctagcaacatctccccatgattccctaggtattactgatagtgcctgcaagaaccagtagattttggttagcgtacagtacggtcccttcatccatatatcccgatcgaatcaacaaccattggtatatcgagagtcgttcgagattcgataactatgcattacatcttggagatcaaatagtgacatcgcatgtgttactaggaaaacccattaacctaaaacacatcatgtactctggccagagattcgtcacactatatctcctcagatcgcataggatatccacactcgcaagtatgtgaagaatccttgacaacaaagcatcgactcctatatgtgtcgtaactgtatccaatcccgacacctgatgaccccaatagagtcggtaaatgagtcaaagtacagtactagcatatagagtctcaatgatgtttcaagtaataaggactaatggtgtacaaccaaaacggcgaactttatccactcgataagtgataaccacttggaaagtccgaatagggtagtttgatcattcatcatatgaatatccatttgcatgctttgaacatctctatgttccataccaatgaaacgtggtactcggcatcgcaaatgctagtctcaatctcgagcgatccttatccttatttgcggacggctcaattgactaggaacagtttagaatatacagtgactataagatgtgtttcatgatagccatccccatgtgctaccacatcttacatacactatagtatattcaaggtctttatcaaaacaacaatagtatatcataatataacaatatgaagaaagataaagtcaatgccattataaaagtgtaaattatattaaacaaaagattgttttaaatagagtcataaaagcccttagccacaagttggctaaccgggcacccactctttcaaaaataaGCTTCACAagcttggtatgatactctTTCACTCTTTCTTAGTGATCATGGTTTTGTTATTGGCTCTGtagataaaaatttatttaaatttgttaaAGGTGATAATACTTTATTAGTataaatatatgttgatgatattatttTTGGGTAAACTAACCCAAAATTGTGCAAGAAGTTTTCCAAGATTATGCAGGATAAATTTGaaatgagtatgatgggagaaTTGAAATTCTTTCTGGGATTTcaagtcagacagatggacaaaGGAATATTCATAAATCAGGTCAAGTACACAAAAGAAATTCTGAAGAAGTTTGAAATGGAGAATTGTTCTGCTGCTACTACTCCAATGAGTGCTTCAATTAAACTGGGTAAAGATGAAGCTGAAACTTAAATAGCTAGATCAAACTCTATTCAGAGTCATTATAGGATCATTACTCTACCTGACTGCAAGCATACCAGATATTATGTTCTCAGTTGGTCTGTGCGCAAGATTTCAATCTAATCCAAAGCAATCTCACTTCATTGCTGCCAAGAGGattctaaaatattttaaaggaaCATGGAATGTTGGTTtgtggtatcccaaagattcaagaTTCAATCTTATTGGATATTCAGATGCAAATTATGCTGGATTTAGGGTTGATCGTAAGATCACAAGTGGAACATGTCAATATCTCGGAGATAGGATAGTTTCTTGGTTCAGTAAGAAACAAACTTCTATTGCTACTTCCACAGCTGAATCAGAATACTTAGCCGCAAGAAGTTGTTGTGCACAATtgctctggattcaacaacaaCTCAGGGATTATGGTATTGATTCATCTGATGCACCTAtatactgtgacaacacaagTGCAATTGCTATCACCTACAACCCTGTATTACATTCCAGAACAAAGCACATTGAAATTTGTCATCATTTTATACGGGATCATGTTCAAAAGAAATATGTTCGTTTGGAATACATCTCAACTGATTTGCAAGTTGTAGATATTTTCACAACCCATTACCCGACACTAAGTTTTGTTACTTTAGAAATGTTTTTGGCTTAATTGATATTGATTAAATATGCTTATTTTTAGGGAGAACTTGTTTAATTTCAATTTATCTGCCATGAACTTATCTGACTTGAACTTATCTGCGTAACCAAACTCATCGGAATCAAATTTATCTATATTACGCACATTTAAAttcatttatcttacatatatTTGTCATGAACTTATCTGCTTTACATTTTATTATCCATGCTTATTTATTCGTACACAACACAACTTTGTGCATACTTTCATATTTGATCTGCGATTTCACATAATCAGAAACACAAAAGttcgaacccagatcggaacgtccaataAATAGTTAGGCCCTGTAGATGTGAGGTGTAAGCATTGCTCAACCACGAGTAGGTCGGAAGGTCTGATGAGCTGATCAGAGCTTCTGAAGTCAACTGTTCGGAACATGATTtttgcgtgtttttcgctcgcaagcgcacgatgtcaagttataatataggaattaagtcaaagtcgatcccacggagaatgaataaatgatattatatcaaatatttgcaactaataaaatcttaatcctatgtagagatacgaaaatggtttgattttaATACACTAAAGATTGCaagaaatcaaattaaataaccacgagttcacgatagaaaaattcaataaccgatgaatgctagaggtttgacttcacttgactttccaccacaatttatttctaatgattatttaattataaattcttctagtttattagccaataattcttattattttctactacctctctctaGTGTCAAACATAAATTTGTATTCAATAGCAAATTCAATATGTCTATCTAAGCTCAACTATTAAATTCGGTAAATggcacaagaattcttctaacgacttctatggagttatacgcctctcgaacaatataaacaccaaagatgtatttttcgatgtcgtattcaaaatcttctctctCGAGTAATAGATTCCAAATAAAATATCTGTGAAGTCCAAAAATCCATTAAACTTGCTCacgattatttaaaaataaatttttaatgattgtatgccttaaattgtttaagttatgatttaatgattatgatttcatgattatgtttatCTTACATTTAACAATTTTGATTAAGCAAATGATTCCGGGTAGAGTTCGATTCTGGACTCGcgggacgaggctaacctaTGAACGAGATAATAGAGTACATTTttacgagtattttaagtatgatattaTTGCGTTTTatataaacgagtcaaaagatAGCATTTTTATCAGACGAGTTGAGATGTGTTTCTTTGACTGCATTTTAAGCAATCAATACACGATGTGAATTAATTGTGAAAACTACACTTAACAACCTTATACCCTACATGTTAGTGATTCCCTTGACATATTCTATCAGATTTCTCCATTATCCTCCTATCCCTTACACGTTTTTCTCCTCCCCctcactattcatcatctccTTCATCAAATCCTTCAAGATTCAAGTGAGTTTTTGGTAATAGTTTTTAGTTCGTCCAAGGTTTAGCTCGTCACCGAAGTTCCGGATCAACTCCTCCTCCATTCAAGGctagtttttaaagaatttttaaaccaccattcaagatatatctattttgataagaaatgatgtgtgttgatgagttttatgcatgattttaaagatTTGAGAAACATAAAAGCATGATGTTTATGATATCGTGAtatgtaagtcgttcttgtgaAATTATTGATAAATAATGTGTGTTGATAGATTATTATGGTTTAGAGTTGGAAAAGAACTGATTTTTAATCTGTgtgttgaattttgaagtgttgagttagtttgagttaaatcTTTGAAACGTTGCATGTGCTAGGTTGTCTTGGATTAGAGACACTTGTTGCAATTTTGTTGATTAAGCCTATTGTATTAATCCAAATGAGATGAGGCCAATTGTATTTGAAATAtagcttatttatctacaactttcatgttttgagttttgtcaaaatcattttgaaagatTGGCCAAAATTGCCCCGAATTATGTCGAGTGGTTTGAATTTCCGGTAGTGACACATCTCGGGAGAATGACCATACCTTTTTACTGAAAAATCCAATTGAGGTTAGGTTTTTAGCATTCGAAAGCCAAGATCAcgagctacaactttcatgtttatcacTCTTCCAGattccgaaaaaaaaaatatagtttcAGTGCATACAACATGCTTCTCCAGAACAGGTCTCGCTCTAGCGAGAGTtagtgccgctcgagcgaggatgGTTCTGTCcaaaaaatatttccatgcatgtttttaagttctaaatgcatgattatgatgtattaaggtgttttaagtatgtttaagagttcctatgcaaacagtttcaagttttacatcaagaacaaaaagaacgacttacgtggaccgattacgttatgtgatgcatgtacatgtttaTGTTCATTCATGAAAgatatattcaatattcaattatgattttaatcatgtatgatatgcatgaagttatcgagtaagtttTTAAGATCACGACATAAAAGTTTATGAAAGGAATCATGATGTTATGATGAATGTTTTATGACATACTTGTCATACGAAGATGGAATgttatgatgaaatgataatgatatgatatgaaaaatgaatgatatgtcaatgcatgaaaatattttgatgtcttatgtgtctttatGGTGGCAATATGGGAACggtactccggtttgggctccggaggggccctcccaaatacggctcaatgtacgggttaggtcctccgggatgagctccggaggggcctccaAAAATTAATGAACGAATGTTAcgaggcgtaatgccatatgattgtttatcaacaagaaaagatgaatgtgcccattatgacggttgccacaattttgcataattcgtcaccaaatgataagtttatgttatgttatgttacgtttaaatgataattgaaatctcatgatttttactgcatactcttgctgagtctttagactcactatacttgaatggtgcaggtaatgaggatgacatttatgcatatgtcaaCGAGTTCAATTCcgggcatgaagaagagcaaggagtcggaccggcgggcgatgcatgagtgtgttatgtgttgagtGTGTTGGTGTCAAGTTAATGAACTAAATGTTGTTATGTTGATTGAAGAAAATACGctttatgtttcaaattgtcatgatttggtttgtaaattattctgaaatattttaagtaaggtttgatgtatgcatacatatttcaaaaattttcttttccgaaCTAGTTTTAACGTCATGTTAGTTTgtaacatcttcatcggttgagggtgttacagtttggtatcagagcagttcgctctgggtttTCTTGAAACACTCATGCATACTCGCCACGACTCCAACGCTCCGTCTTCATGTATGTAAGTTATGTATCTTATGTGATTATGTGTATGATAACATGATGAGATTTATGTATGCATATTATATGTTAAAGTATATTTACGTTTTGAATCATGACTCAGCGGTGTGGATAATATTGGACTTTAGGACTATGGAATCACGTAGGGGAAACAACACCAACACCAATGCCAATTCCGCAAACAACCATAGTGATTGCGGGCCAGATAATgagaacaatcaaaacaaccAGTTTTTTGCGGGATTAACTACCCTGCTTCAAGAAGCCGTGCTCAGGGAGCTCAAATACAACAGTTGCTTCAAGCCCAGACAGCTAGTGCTGGAAATAACCATCCTGCAGCTAATCAGAACCCTATCTACAAAATGTTCTTAGAGTTGGGACAACTGAGTTCAAAGGAGAGACTGATCCTTTGATAGCGGAACAATGGTTCCAAGCTATGGAGACTGCTTTTGAATTCATGCAGATCACGGATGCGGATAGATTGAGATGTGCTACCTATATGTTCTGCGATGATGCTCGTGTTTGGTGGAATGGATCCAAAGCAGCATTGAACCTAACCACACTtacttggaatggattcaaggATGTGTTCTACGGCAAATATTTCATAGTGAGCACCCGAACCCGGTTGACCAGAGAGTTTTTGAAGATCCGTCAAGGAAACATGTCGATGGCGGAGTATGTGAAGAAGTTTGAAAGGGGAAGATACTTTGTACCGATGATTTCTGGTGATCCTGCTGAAGAGTTGAAACACTTTTCAGAAGGATTGAATGCCTTCATCAGAAAGGATGTTAGACTAAGTGGAGCGAAAAATTACAAAGATGCGGTGGATCGGGCCATGCTGTCCGAAAAGGACAGAAACGACATTATCAGAGAGTCACAGGCAAAGAGGTCTAGTTATCATAGTCGGGACCAGCAAGGAAGTTCTAGTAGAAAGAGACCATACCAAGCCCCATCCCAACACCGACCGTACCAACAACAGTAGCCTCGACCTCAGGGGCAGAAACAATTCGCTCTACCAGCACCAAAACCGACAAGTGCACCAACAGCTTGTCAAAAATGTGGAAAACTTCACTTAGTTCAATGCATGGCAGGGACTGGAGTATGTTTCATTTGAAAAAATCCAGGGCACTATCGAAAAGATTGCCCTCAATTCAAAGAACCGATAAGAGGACGAGTTTTTGCAATGGCACATGATCAAGTGGATCCGAATACAGCTATAGTTACAGGTATGATTAATGTTTCCAGTAATCTCTctcatgttttaattgatactggagctacacattcattcatatatgttgaatttgttaataaaTCGGGTTTAGTACCGGATAAGTCAATATCAGGATTTAGTATATCCTTGTCTTCAAGGGAAGAATTGAGTAGTGATTTGATTATCAGAGGATGTAGTGTACAAATGCAGAGTCATGAGTTACTTGCTGATCTTATTATCCTGAATATGTCTAATTTTGACGTGATATTTgggatggattggttgtctCGATACGAGGCTACTATAGACTGTAAACGGAGAACGATTTCCTTGAAAAATAAGGATGGAAAACCATTTCTATTCCATGCCACACCGAAACATAATTCATCTCTTTTAATTTCAGTGGGTAAGGCATGGCAACTGTTGAATAAAGGATGTGCAGGTTTCCTTGCAAGTGTCACTTCGGACCAAGAATTACCTCGACCGAAACTTGAAGACGTCGAAGTAGTAAGAGATTTCCCAGAAgtatttcctgatgatattGCAGGATTACCTCTAGCTAGGGAGGTAGAATTTAGAATTGAATTAATGCCTGGAACCCAACCAGTTTCCAAAGCACCATACAGGTTAGCACCGACTGAAATGAAGGAGCAACTACAAGAGCTACTCAATAAAGGCTTTATTAGAtcgagtgtatcgccttggggtgcaccggtattgtttgtcaagaagaaagatgggtctatgaGACTGTTCATCGATTATAGAGTGCTGAATCGAgtaacagtgaagaacaaatacCTACTGCCAAGGatagatgatttgttcgatcagttacaaggggcagtagtgttctccaagatcgatttgagatcaggttatcaccaattgaaggtgaaagatgaagatattcttaaAACGGCTTTcaggactcgttatggccactacgagttcttagtcatgccgtttggagtTACCAATGCACCGACAgtattcatggatcttatgaacagaGTGTTCCAGCCTTTCTTGGACCAGTTTGTCATAATATTCATAGATGAAATACTAATTTACTCTCGTAATTTTGATGAGCATCGTCAGCATCTAACTACAGTCTTGCAGATTCTTAAAGAAAAACAACTGTTTGCTAaattcagtaagtgtgaattttggctggaacAAATTGCATTTTTGGGTCACCTAGTTTCggctaagggaatagaggttgatccagcaaagatagaagcaattaaaaattgggTTACTCAAAAGAATGCTACAGAGGTACGGAGTTTCTTGGGATTAGCGGGTTACTATAGGAGATTCATTCAGGATTTCTCCAAGATAGCGCTGCCACTAACGTCATTAACTCCCAAAAGTATGAAGTTTGAATGGTCTAATCAGTGTGAGAAAAGATTTTTAGTGTTGAAGAAAAAGTTGATGACAACACCAGTACTATCCATACCAGAAGGCACAGGTCGATTCGTAATTTATACAGATGCTTCCAACAGTGGATTAGGGGTTGTCTTGATGCAAGATGGAAAGGTAATAGCATATGCTTCACGACAGTTTGAGATTCATGAAAAGAATTACCCTACCCATGACCTCGAATTGGCAGCAGTTGTCTTCGCACTGAAACTGTGGagacattacctttatggtgagaagtgtcagattttcaccgatcataagagtctgaagtacttcttcacccagaaaaagttgaacatgaggcagagaagatggctctaattggtgaaagattatgactgtgacattagctgccATCCgagtaaagctaatgtagtagcagatgctttgagttgtAAATCTGCAACTTTGAATAGAATGACAACTCAACAAGAGTTGATTGCAGATTTTTAACGACTCAGATTGGAAGTAGTTGAGCCGATGGAAGTTTGTGCCTTATTAACCTTAACAATGGTTCCAAGTTTGCTCGACAAGATTTGAACAGGTCAGGCTGCAGACTAGAAATTATTAACTTGGAACCTTAAAGATGAAGCTAAAGGGGGTGCATTGTATATAGTGAAGGATGGGATCGTGCATCACAAAGGGCGAATGTGAGTACCAGCAGTAGATTCACTGAGGGAAGATGTGATGATTGAGGCTCACACTATACCATATTctattcatccagggagtacaaagatgttcaaggatttacagatgctatactggtggccaggtatgaagaaagacatcGTTAAGTTTGTTAGCGAATGTTTGacatgtcaacaggtgaaagttgAACATCAAATGCCAGCAGGACTTCTGAAACCATTACCCATTCCCACTTGGAAATGTGAAGATGTCACCATGGACTTTGAGATTGGACTGCCAATTACACAACGAAGAACGAATTCAATATGGATAATAGTTGACAGGTTGACAAAGTCAGCTCACTTCTTACCAGTTAGAAACAACTTCACGATGAATCAATATGCAGAGTTGTATATTCGAGAGGTagttagattgcatggagttccagcaAGGATAGTCTCTGATAGGGATCCTAGGTTCACTTCAAACTTCTGGAAGAGTTTACATCATGGATTGGGAACAAAGCTAGATTTTAGTACAGCTTTTTATCCGCAGACAGATGGACAATCTGAGCGAGTGATTCAGATATTGGAGGATTTACTTAGGGCTTGCATGATTGACTTTGGAAATAATTGGGAATCAAAAGCCTTTAGTGGAGTTAACATATTACAATAGTTATCAAACtactattggaatggctccttatgaggctTTTTATGGTAGAAAGTGTAGGACTCCATTGCATTGGGATGAAGTGGGAGAAAGAGCTGTATTAGGACCAGAAATAGTGCAACAGACAGTCGATATGATAGCAAAAGTCAAGgacagaatgttgacagctCAAAGTCGACAGAAAAGCTATGCCGATCAAAGGCGTAGAGAGTTGGAGTTCcaagtaggtgatcacgtgtttttgaaggtgtcaccttggAAATGAGTCTTaagatttgggaagaaaggaaagttgagcccaagatatataggaccttttGAGATCCTAGACAAGGTTGGAACAAGAGCTTACCGAGTAGCATTTCCTCCAAACTTGGAAGGTGTACAcaacgtattccatgtctcGATGTTGAGAAAGTATATCTCAAATCCTTCCCACGTCATTCACTGCGAGCCAGTTCTATGGACACCAAACTTGTCTTATGAAGAAATACCTATCCAAATTTTGGATACACAAGTCCGGAAGCTGAGAAACAAAGAGATCAAGATGGTAAAGGTCTTATGGCGCAATCAATTGGTGGAAaaggctacttgggagaccgaacaAGATATGCGTAGCTGATACCCAGAATTATTTggtaagtcgaatttcgaggacgaaattcttttaaggatGGTAGAATTGTAAAGTCCAAAAATCCATTAAACTTTCTCacgattatttaaaaataaattttaatgattttatgccttaaattttttaagttatgatttaatgattatgatttcatgattatgtttatCTTACATTTAACAATTTTGATTAAGCAAATGATTCCAGGTAGATTTCGATTATGGACTCGcgggacgaggctaacctaTGAACGAGATAATAGAGTACATTTttacgagtattttaagtatgatattgTTGCGTTTtttataaacgagtcaaaagatAGCATTTTTATCAGACGAGTCGAGATGTGTTTCTTTGACTGCATTTTAAGCAATCAATACACGATGTGAATTAATTGTGAAAACTACACTTAACAACCTTATACCCTACATGTTAGTGATTCCCTTGACATATTCTATAAGATTTCTCCATTATCCTCCTATCCCTTACACGTTTTTCTCCTCCCCctcactattcatcatctccTTCATCAAATCCTTCAAGATTCAAGTGAGTTTTTGGTAATAGTTTTTAGTTCGTCCAAGGTTTAGCTCGTCACCGAAGTTCCGGATCAACTCCTCCTCCATTCAAGGCttgtttttaaagaatttttaaaccaccattcaatatatatctattttgataagaaatgatgtgtgttgatgagttttatgcatgattttaaagatTTGAGAAACATAAAAGCATGATGTTTATGATATCGTGAtatgtaagtcgttcttgtgaAATTATTGATAAATAATGTGTGTTGATAGATTCTTATGGTTTAGATTTGGAAAAGGACTGATTTTTAAGGTGTgtgttgaattttgaagtgttgagttagtttgagttaaatcTTTGAAATGTTGCATTTGCTAGGTTGTCT is a genomic window containing:
- the LOC140870885 gene encoding uncharacterized protein codes for the protein METAFEFMQITDADRLRCATYMFCDDARVWWNGSKAALNLTTLTWNGFKDVFYGKYFIVSTRTRLTREFLKIRQGNMSMAEYVKKFERGRYFVPMISGDPAEELKHFSEGLNAFIRKDVRLSGAKNYKDAVDRAMLSEKDRNDIIRESQAKRSSYHSRDQQGRHYRKDCPQFKEPIRGRVFAMAHDQVDPNTAIVTVPDKSISGFSISLSSREELSSDLIIRGCSVQMQSHELLADLIILNMSNFDVIFGMDWLSRYEATIDCKRRTISLKNKDGKPFLFHATPKHNSSLLISVGKAWQLLNKGCAGFLASVTSDQELPRPKLEDVEVVRDFPEVFPDDIAGLPLAREVEFRIELMPGTQPVSKAPYRTRYGHYEFLVMPFGVTNAPTVFMDLMNRVFQPFLDQFVIIFIDEILIYSRNFDEHRQHLTTVLQILKEKQLFAKFSKCEFWLEQIAFLGHLVSAKGIECEKRFLVLKKKLMTTPVLSIPEGTGRFVIYTDASNSGLGVVLMQDGKVKVEHQMPAGLLKPLPIPTWKCEDVTMDFEIGLPITQRRTNSIWIIVDRLTKSAHFLPVRNNFTMNQYAELYIREVVRLHGVPARIVSDRDPRFTSNFWKSLHHGLGTKLDFSTAFYPQTDGQSERVIQILEDLLRACMIDFGNNWESKAFSGVNILQ